Proteins from one Mesorhizobium sp. M9A.F.Ca.ET.002.03.1.2 genomic window:
- a CDS encoding DUF599 domain-containing protein, whose product MGDSFHLSTADLAALAFFLFVWVLHTLASDGKLVSRMSLTTAMNAQREAWMRTMAEREIRIVDTAIMAGLQQGTAFFASSSLIAIGGCFALLGASDQVLSVLSDLPLGATSSRSAFQMKVFGLVLILAYSFFKFGWAYRLFNYCSILIGAVPIPHGEASRNPVSETAVWRAARMNMLAGKHFNSGLRGVFFSIGYLGWFVDPKVFVLSTLLLLAVLVRRQFFSAARQAVIGQPPEPTPGSGNGRSMRPDSQ is encoded by the coding sequence ATGGGCGATTCCTTCCATCTGTCGACGGCAGACCTCGCGGCGCTGGCCTTCTTCCTCTTCGTATGGGTGCTGCATACGCTCGCCTCCGACGGAAAGCTGGTCAGCCGCATGTCGCTGACGACGGCCATGAACGCCCAGCGTGAAGCCTGGATGCGGACCATGGCCGAACGCGAGATCCGCATCGTCGACACCGCCATCATGGCAGGTCTTCAACAGGGAACCGCCTTCTTCGCCTCCAGTTCGCTGATCGCGATCGGCGGCTGTTTTGCCCTGCTCGGCGCCTCCGATCAGGTTCTTTCGGTGCTGAGCGACCTGCCGCTCGGCGCGACATCATCCCGCTCCGCCTTTCAGATGAAGGTGTTCGGATTGGTGCTGATCCTTGCTTATTCCTTCTTCAAGTTCGGCTGGGCCTATCGGCTGTTCAACTATTGCTCGATCCTGATCGGCGCGGTCCCGATCCCGCATGGCGAAGCCTCACGCAACCCGGTTAGCGAGACGGCGGTATGGCGTGCGGCGCGCATGAACATGCTGGCCGGAAAGCATTTCAATTCGGGCCTGCGCGGCGTGTTCTTCTCGATCGGCTATCTCGGCTGGTTCGTCGACCCAAAGGTGTTCGTGCTGTCGACGCTGCTGTTGCTAGCGGTTCTGGTGCGTCGCCAGTTCTTCTCGGCAGCGCGGCAAGCCGTGATCGGTCAGCCGCCCGAGCCAACACCCGGTTCGGGGAACGGCCGGTCTATGCGGCCCGACAGCCAGTAG
- a CDS encoding YdcF family protein, translating to MFYYLSKVFWLLVQPLNLSIILLLAGLLAAMVGRRRLAATGSMLAFLILGLSAWTPLGAMILNPLEERFPRPLLPEKVDGIVVLGGGLEGAVNLVRGGYELNGSGDRFVEAAILARRFPMAKLVVSGGPSGLMLDDEGDGTTAPRLLMALGVTADRLTLESKSRNTYENAVFTRELVTPKPGETWLLVTSAFHMPRAKGLFDKAGFPTVPWPVDYRTPGKERIGLFRDDPVASLQTTTMAVREWIGLVAYWLSGRIDRPFPEPGVGSGG from the coding sequence ATGTTCTATTATCTTTCCAAGGTATTTTGGCTCCTCGTCCAGCCTCTGAATCTATCAATTATCCTGCTGTTGGCCGGGCTGCTTGCGGCAATGGTTGGCCGGCGGCGGCTGGCGGCCACCGGCAGCATGCTCGCCTTCCTGATTCTCGGGCTGTCGGCCTGGACCCCGCTTGGCGCAATGATTCTCAATCCGTTGGAAGAGCGCTTTCCGCGGCCGTTGCTGCCGGAAAAAGTTGACGGAATCGTCGTGCTCGGCGGTGGCCTGGAGGGCGCAGTCAATCTGGTGCGCGGCGGCTATGAGCTGAATGGAAGCGGCGATCGTTTCGTGGAAGCCGCGATCCTTGCGCGGCGCTTTCCGATGGCGAAGCTGGTCGTCTCCGGCGGCCCTAGCGGGCTGATGCTGGATGACGAGGGTGACGGGACGACGGCGCCGCGCCTGCTCATGGCCCTCGGCGTGACAGCCGACCGGCTGACACTAGAGAGCAAATCCCGCAACACCTATGAGAACGCCGTCTTCACCCGGGAACTGGTCACCCCGAAACCGGGCGAGACCTGGCTGCTGGTGACCTCGGCTTTTCACATGCCGCGCGCCAAGGGGCTGTTCGACAAGGCCGGCTTTCCAACGGTCCCGTGGCCGGTAGACTACCGAACCCCAGGCAAGGAGCGCATCGGCCTGTTCCGCGACGATCCTGTCGCTTCGCTGCAGACCACCACCATGGCGGTCCGTGAATGGATCGGGCTCGTCGCCTACTGGCTGTCGGGCCGCATAGACCGGCCGTTCCCCGAACCGGGTGTTGGCTCGGGCGGCTGA
- a CDS encoding amidase family protein: MSDLTHLTISQARAKLRAKEITATEITEAYLSAIERANPALNAYVVVTDDKARDMAKASEAKLSKGEGGSLEGIPLGIKDLFGTEGVHTQACSHVLDGFKPHYESTVTANLWADGAIMLGKLNMDEFAMGSSNETSYYGPVVNPWRRSRVDTVVMPTTHQGDGGFVSAGGARIARTLDNAQLVPGGSSGGSASAVSALLCAGATATDTGGSIRQPAAFTGTVGIKPTYGRCSRWGIVAFASSLDQAGPIARDVRDAAILLKSMASVDPKDTTSVDRPVPDYEAAIGKPVKGMKVGIPREYRVDGMPEEIEALWQKGIAWLRDAGAEIVDISLPHTKYALPAYYIVAPAEASSNLARYDGVRYGLRAPGKDIVDMYEKTRAAGFGREVKRRIMIGTYVLSAGYYDAYYLQAQKVRNLIKRDFENAFAAGVDVILTPATPSAAFGIADEDMAADPVKMYLNDIFTVTVNMAGLPGIAVPAGLDAKGLPLGLQLIGRPFDEETLFQTAHVIEQAAGTFQPEKWWW, encoded by the coding sequence CGGCGCTCAACGCCTATGTCGTCGTCACCGACGACAAGGCGCGCGACATGGCCAAGGCCTCGGAGGCGAAGCTGTCGAAGGGCGAGGGCGGATCGCTCGAAGGCATTCCGCTCGGGATCAAGGACCTGTTCGGCACCGAAGGCGTCCACACCCAGGCCTGCAGCCATGTGCTGGACGGGTTCAAGCCGCATTACGAATCGACCGTCACCGCCAATCTGTGGGCCGACGGCGCCATCATGCTCGGCAAGCTCAACATGGACGAGTTCGCCATGGGCTCGTCCAACGAGACCTCCTACTACGGCCCTGTCGTCAATCCGTGGCGGCGTTCGCGCGTGGACACGGTGGTGATGCCGACCACGCACCAGGGCGATGGCGGTTTCGTCTCGGCCGGCGGCGCCAGGATCGCGCGCACGCTGGACAACGCCCAGCTCGTGCCGGGCGGTTCGTCGGGCGGCTCGGCCTCCGCCGTTTCGGCGCTCCTGTGTGCCGGCGCTACCGCCACCGACACCGGCGGCTCGATCCGCCAGCCCGCCGCCTTCACCGGCACGGTCGGCATCAAGCCGACCTACGGCCGCTGCTCGCGCTGGGGCATCGTCGCCTTCGCCTCGTCGCTCGACCAGGCCGGACCGATAGCCCGCGATGTGCGTGATGCCGCGATCCTCTTGAAATCCATGGCGTCGGTCGATCCGAAGGACACCACCTCGGTCGACCGGCCGGTGCCGGACTACGAGGCGGCGATCGGCAAGCCGGTCAAGGGCATGAAGGTCGGCATCCCCAGGGAGTATCGCGTCGACGGCATGCCCGAGGAGATCGAGGCGCTGTGGCAGAAGGGCATTGCCTGGCTCAGAGATGCCGGTGCCGAGATCGTCGACATTTCGCTTCCGCATACCAAATACGCGCTGCCAGCCTATTACATCGTGGCGCCTGCCGAAGCCTCGTCGAACCTCGCTCGCTATGACGGCGTCCGCTACGGATTGCGCGCGCCGGGCAAGGACATCGTCGACATGTACGAGAAGACCCGCGCCGCTGGCTTCGGCCGCGAGGTAAAGCGCCGCATCATGATCGGCACCTACGTGCTCTCCGCCGGCTACTACGACGCCTACTATCTGCAGGCGCAGAAGGTTCGCAATCTCATCAAGCGGGATTTCGAAAATGCATTCGCGGCGGGCGTCGACGTCATCCTGACACCGGCGACACCGTCGGCGGCCTTCGGCATCGCCGACGAGGACATGGCCGCCGACCCGGTCAAGATGTACCTCAACGACATCTTCACGGTGACCGTGAACATGGCCGGGCTGCCAGGCATCGCCGTGCCCGCAGGGCTTGACGCCAAGGGCCTGCCGCTCGGCCTGCAGCTCATCGGCCGGCCCTTCGACGAGGAAACCCTGTTCCAGACCGCCCATGTCATCGAACAGGCGGCGGGTACGTTCCAGCCGGAAAAGTGGTGGTGGTAG